A single window of Cytobacillus luteolus DNA harbors:
- a CDS encoding YfiT family bacillithiol transferase produces the protein MNERYPIGKFQFRDELTSEVIKEWITEIERLPVYLRDAVSKLNEEQLDTPYREGGWTIRQVVHHVADSHMNAFIRIKLALTEFKPVIKTYEEARWAEHTDYILPIENSLTLLESLHKRFVTLLRDLNPSDLQKTFIHPDSGEISIAKNIGIYAWHGRHHLAHITNLTNRKGW, from the coding sequence ATGAATGAGAGATATCCTATTGGAAAGTTTCAGTTTCGTGACGAACTAACTAGTGAAGTGATTAAGGAATGGATAACTGAAATTGAACGTCTACCAGTATATCTGCGTGATGCTGTTAGTAAATTAAATGAGGAACAGCTGGACACACCCTATCGTGAAGGTGGATGGACCATTCGCCAAGTAGTGCATCATGTAGCAGATAGTCATATGAATGCATTTATTCGTATAAAACTTGCATTGACTGAATTTAAACCGGTCATTAAAACATACGAAGAAGCACGATGGGCAGAGCATACAGATTACATATTACCGATTGAAAATTCGTTAACTTTACTTGAATCTTTACATAAACGATTTGTCACTCTTTTGAGAGACCTTAACCCCTCAGACTTACAAAAGACCTTTATTCATCCTGACTCTGGAGAAATCTCAATTGCTAAAAATATTGGTATATATGCCTGGCACGGCCGTCATCATCTAGCACATATTACTAACCTTACTAATCGTAAAGGTTGGTAA
- a CDS encoding MerR family transcriptional regulator — protein MYTIKKVSDLVGIPSVTIRAWENRYHIITPHRTEGGHRLYSQNDIDTLIWLKKQIEEEGLKISDAIRLLKQSPELEISPTNQVNEIKHTTFKELTEKLYDYLMIFDSNKSNQIIDFAFSMYHYEDVFHKVFVPILYRAGDDWESGKITVAQEHFSSELILRRFTQFFRILPINKNLPKVLAFCPEGENHQLGLMLYSLFLRKKAHDVVYLGPNTPLSDLTDLIIGNNISIVAISLTNSRYEEQVTAWIDDCLQVNKDIMFILGGKGFEKSKTPQNSYILNADSDWEKVYDSVIKKK, from the coding sequence ATGTACACAATAAAAAAGGTTTCAGATTTAGTTGGTATACCTTCTGTAACGATACGAGCATGGGAGAATAGATATCATATCATCACTCCGCATCGAACCGAGGGTGGTCACCGGTTATATAGTCAAAATGATATTGATACATTAATATGGTTGAAAAAACAAATTGAAGAAGAAGGCTTGAAAATAAGCGATGCCATCCGTTTATTAAAGCAATCTCCTGAATTAGAAATAAGTCCCACAAATCAAGTGAATGAAATTAAACATACAACCTTTAAGGAACTAACGGAAAAATTGTACGACTATTTAATGATATTCGATTCGAATAAGTCAAATCAGATTATTGATTTTGCTTTTTCCATGTATCATTATGAGGATGTTTTCCATAAAGTGTTTGTACCGATATTGTACCGTGCAGGTGATGATTGGGAGTCAGGTAAAATAACTGTTGCTCAAGAACATTTTTCAAGTGAATTGATTCTCCGACGCTTTACTCAATTCTTCCGTATTCTTCCGATTAATAAAAATCTACCTAAGGTATTGGCTTTTTGTCCGGAAGGGGAAAATCATCAATTAGGATTAATGCTTTATAGTTTATTTCTAAGGAAAAAAGCTCATGATGTGGTCTACCTAGGGCCAAATACTCCATTATCGGATCTGACAGACTTGATTATAGGTAATAATATTTCAATCGTGGCTATATCGCTTACCAATTCGAGGTATGAAGAACAAGTAACTGCTTGGATAGATGACTGCTTACAAGTGAACAAGGATATCATGTTCATACTAGGTGGAAAGGGATTTGAAAAGTCTAAAACGCCGCAGAACTCTTATATCCTAAATGCAGATAGTGACTGGGAAAAAGTGTATGATTCAGTTATTAAAAAGAAATAG
- a CDS encoding sodium:solute symporter family protein → MSTTLVWWTLAIYIVVSLYIAYLSRSGKQTSMESYFLGERKLGGFVSALSYSATTYSAFMLVGLAGLTYKGGIGAYGFEIVYFMGVSLVAIFGPRFWLVGKKYGYVTPSEMLGDRYQNKKVAAIVAIASCIFLIPYSAVQLAGVGYLLSGVTNNAIPFTTGVIIATVLAIVFSYIAGIRSVAWTDSLQALVMIITATIVVVLIVNGLGGASGFFNTLETNHPEFLTVPGNGFFSFLTFLGLTVPWFFFSLSNPQVSQRLFMPDSLGSLKRMLMGFLVFGFIYTIVSVVWGFSALVMFPGLENADLATPMILSSELVPPVLGAIVMVGIMAAAISTIDSILLTLSSLFARDVYGNLSKKSNDQHQLLVGKLVIPVIAILAYLFAQMNVSLIAVLSVASSAGLLVTVPAIIGAFFWKRGTAAGVMTSVIFSGVIVLYLEFAKIKPFGIASGIWGLLISTTLFITVSLLSKAPEQKANEFISYIKTELTKNKKKQNRVS, encoded by the coding sequence ATGAGTACGACCTTAGTGTGGTGGACCCTAGCCATTTATATTGTTGTATCTTTATATATTGCATACTTATCTAGAAGTGGTAAACAAACAAGTATGGAAAGCTATTTCCTTGGTGAACGGAAACTTGGTGGTTTTGTTTCTGCGCTAAGTTATAGTGCAACAACATATAGTGCATTTATGCTCGTAGGTTTAGCCGGCTTAACGTATAAGGGTGGGATTGGCGCATATGGATTTGAAATTGTTTATTTTATGGGAGTCTCTTTAGTAGCTATTTTCGGTCCAAGGTTCTGGCTAGTAGGAAAGAAGTATGGCTATGTTACTCCTTCCGAAATGTTAGGTGATCGTTATCAAAATAAAAAGGTTGCTGCCATCGTTGCAATTGCATCTTGTATCTTTTTAATACCTTATAGTGCAGTCCAGCTTGCAGGTGTTGGCTATTTACTATCTGGGGTAACGAATAATGCTATTCCGTTTACTACCGGTGTTATTATCGCAACAGTTCTTGCGATTGTCTTCTCTTATATCGCAGGAATTCGTTCAGTTGCATGGACTGACTCATTGCAGGCATTAGTCATGATCATTACTGCTACGATTGTTGTTGTGTTAATCGTTAATGGTTTAGGTGGAGCCAGTGGATTCTTTAACACACTTGAAACAAATCATCCGGAATTTTTGACAGTTCCAGGGAATGGATTCTTTAGTTTCTTAACATTCTTAGGATTAACCGTACCATGGTTCTTTTTTAGTTTATCTAACCCTCAGGTTAGCCAAAGGTTATTTATGCCTGATTCACTAGGAAGTCTAAAAAGAATGCTAATGGGCTTCTTAGTATTTGGTTTTATCTATACAATCGTTTCTGTAGTCTGGGGCTTTTCAGCACTCGTTATGTTCCCAGGACTTGAAAATGCAGACCTTGCGACACCTATGATTCTTTCTTCTGAATTAGTTCCACCTGTTTTGGGGGCAATTGTTATGGTTGGGATTATGGCTGCTGCTATTTCAACGATTGATTCGATTTTATTAACGTTATCCTCATTATTTGCACGTGATGTTTATGGAAATCTATCTAAAAAATCAAATGATCAGCACCAGCTATTAGTAGGTAAGTTAGTCATTCCTGTCATTGCAATATTAGCCTATCTATTTGCACAAATGAATGTTAGTTTAATTGCTGTTCTATCGGTTGCATCATCTGCTGGATTACTGGTTACTGTACCTGCAATTATAGGTGCATTTTTCTGGAAAAGAGGAACAGCTGCAGGTGTAATGACAAGTGTTATCTTTAGTGGGGTAATCGTTCTTTACCTCGAATTTGCCAAGATTAAACCATTCGGAATCGCATCAGGAATTTGGGGACTGCTCATTTCAACAACTCTCTTTATTACGGTAAGTTTATTATCTAAAGCTCCTGAACAAAAAGCGAATGAGTTTATTTCTTATATTAAAACGGAATTAACGAAAAATAAAAAAAAACAGAATAGAGTTTCTTAA
- a CDS encoding glycosyl hydrolase family 18 protein gives MNKYKLLLILTLMLCILLQNSDSTNSQTRLFNMSYLYFGSLSSYIHQVDKTKGSLNVVAPNYFDITKEGQLDITWRLQSSFIAEMHKRGVRVVPFLANHWDQTAGINGLINREKLAKDIALAIEQYNLDGVNVDIEGVGHGYRDAHTELVRLLREYIPSHKEVSVAVAANPSGWNTGWHGFYDYQRLSNHADYLMIMAYDESWESPESPIGPVSSLSFFERSIKYAINQGVPKSKIVAGLPFYGRIWKLDGPTLENRSITGLGLSSLRVDPLIQKFNGKLLFDDKTQSAYATFKIPTGQSFFLGSAKLTEGDYVIWYENEQSIKAKLRVPNQYGIKGTGSWALYHETPNTWDYYTLWLNSTYFTDVPIGNWAEANINHVSQKGWMKGTTSTTFSPNSTLTRAQGAVILVRALENENYEPKSYQFKDTVRHWAQKEIETARELGYLHGKTSVKFDPNSPLTREQLAKILYNIFDYPLNENIQVPFTDVPIEHWSYEPILAIYQQGHIKGYDDDTFRPRGLSTRAQMAALMDRMSADFENRLK, from the coding sequence ATGAACAAGTATAAGCTCTTATTAATACTTACTCTCATGCTTTGCATACTACTTCAAAATAGTGATTCAACAAACTCTCAGACAAGGTTGTTTAATATGTCTTATTTGTACTTTGGTTCTTTAAGCAGTTATATCCATCAAGTTGACAAGACAAAAGGTAGCTTGAATGTTGTAGCACCTAATTACTTCGATATTACAAAAGAAGGACAATTGGATATTACTTGGAGACTACAATCTTCCTTTATAGCTGAAATGCATAAACGCGGTGTAAGAGTTGTACCCTTTTTAGCGAATCATTGGGACCAAACAGCTGGTATAAATGGCTTAATAAATCGAGAAAAGTTAGCTAAGGATATTGCCCTAGCGATTGAGCAGTACAATTTAGATGGCGTCAATGTTGATATTGAAGGTGTAGGGCATGGTTATCGAGATGCACATACAGAATTAGTGAGACTTTTACGTGAATATATACCCAGCCATAAAGAAGTATCTGTAGCTGTTGCTGCAAATCCAAGTGGTTGGAATACGGGATGGCATGGTTTTTATGATTATCAAAGGTTATCGAATCACGCAGATTATTTAATGATTATGGCATATGACGAAAGCTGGGAATCACCAGAAAGTCCAATTGGCCCAGTTTCAAGTCTTTCATTTTTTGAAAGGTCAATTAAATACGCAATCAATCAAGGGGTTCCTAAGTCTAAGATAGTGGCAGGTCTCCCTTTTTACGGCCGAATCTGGAAATTAGATGGCCCCACTCTAGAAAATCGTTCAATTACAGGACTTGGACTATCAAGCTTACGTGTAGACCCGTTGATTCAAAAATTTAATGGGAAGCTACTATTTGATGATAAAACACAATCTGCCTATGCAACCTTTAAGATACCAACAGGACAGAGTTTCTTCTTAGGTAGTGCGAAGCTAACCGAAGGAGACTATGTAATCTGGTATGAAAACGAGCAGTCAATTAAAGCAAAACTAAGGGTACCTAATCAATACGGTATCAAAGGTACCGGTTCATGGGCGTTATATCATGAAACCCCAAACACTTGGGACTACTATACCTTATGGCTTAACAGCACATATTTTACGGATGTTCCGATTGGTAATTGGGCCGAAGCGAATATTAATCATGTATCACAAAAAGGTTGGATGAAAGGAACGACAAGTACTACATTTTCACCTAACTCTACGCTTACACGTGCTCAAGGAGCAGTTATTTTGGTTAGAGCTTTAGAAAATGAAAATTATGAACCAAAGAGCTATCAATTCAAGGATACTGTTAGACATTGGGCTCAAAAAGAAATAGAGACTGCTCGTGAACTTGGTTATCTACATGGCAAGACCTCAGTGAAATTTGATCCCAATAGTCCATTAACAAGAGAGCAATTAGCAAAAATTTTGTATAACATTTTTGATTATCCTCTAAATGAGAATATTCAGGTCCCTTTTACAGATGTTCCAATAGAGCATTGGTCCTATGAGCCGATTTTGGCTATATATCAGCAAGGTCATATTAAAGGATATGATGATGACACCTTTCGGCCTAGAGGTTTATCAACTCGAGCACAAATGGCAGCACTTATGGATAGAATGTCCGCGGATTTTGAAAATAGATTAAAATAA
- a CDS encoding (Fe-S)-binding protein — MKVSLFITCLADVFYPGVGKDVVEILERNGCEVDFPVNQTCCGQPAYNSGYHKETIDVAKHMIETFHHSDYVVTPSGSCAAMIHEYVNLFKKDKSWKERAIQFKNKTYEFTQFLVDVLKIEDVGASLPRKATYHTSCHMTRLLGVKDAPMKLLEHVKDLEFTSLPNKELCCGFGGTFSVKMVPISEQMVNEKIEHIEETGAEVLIGADCGCLMNIGGRIDRQGKPIKVMHIAQVLNSR; from the coding sequence ATGAAAGTATCTTTATTTATTACGTGCCTAGCAGACGTTTTTTACCCAGGGGTTGGTAAAGATGTTGTTGAGATTTTAGAGAGAAATGGATGTGAAGTTGACTTCCCAGTGAATCAAACTTGCTGTGGTCAGCCAGCCTACAACAGCGGCTATCATAAGGAAACAATAGATGTTGCAAAACATATGATTGAAACCTTCCATCATTCAGATTATGTTGTGACTCCATCAGGGTCTTGTGCTGCAATGATTCATGAGTATGTAAATTTATTTAAAAAAGATAAAAGTTGGAAAGAAAGAGCCATTCAATTTAAAAATAAAACCTATGAATTCACTCAATTTCTAGTAGATGTTCTTAAAATAGAGGATGTTGGGGCTAGTTTACCAAGGAAAGCCACCTACCATACTTCCTGTCATATGACGAGACTACTGGGTGTGAAGGATGCTCCGATGAAGTTACTAGAACATGTGAAAGACTTAGAATTTACAAGTCTTCCAAATAAAGAATTATGCTGTGGATTTGGCGGAACATTCTCTGTAAAAATGGTACCTATTTCAGAACAGATGGTGAACGAAAAAATTGAACATATTGAAGAAACAGGTGCTGAAGTTTTAATTGGTGCAGATTGTGGTTGTCTTATGAATATCGGTGGGAGAATCGACCGCCAAGGAAAACCAATCAAAGTAATGCACATTGCACAAGTGTTAAATAGTAGATAG
- a CDS encoding LutB/LldF family L-lactate oxidation iron-sulfur protein, which translates to MPMKISEDKFFDRVDKGLKNDFMRNAMVSAQERLKGRKLDAQEELGNWEDWRSLAEEIRLHTLENIDYYLDQLAENVMNRGGHVFFAQSAEEANEYITNIAKQKNAKKVIKSKSMVTEEISMNQALEKAGCEVIESDLGEYILQIDDHDPPSHIVAPALHKNKEQIRETFKDKKGYTKSSKPEELALFAREQLRKEFLTADIGITGCNFAVAESGSITLVTNEGNARLATTLPKTQITVMGMERVVPTWEELDILVSILCRSAVGQKLTSYITGLTGPKGEGDVDGPEEFHLVIVDNGRSAVLGTEFQSVLHCIRCAACINVCPIYRHVGGHSYGSIYPGPIGSVLSPLLGGYEDYKELPYASSLCGACTEACPVKIPLHDLLIKHRKNIVEKQGFGAFGEKLAMKGFSLAASSPTLYRMGSRVAPTMMGPFAKEGKIQGGPGPIKPWTDIRDFPEPSKESFRDWFKKREKEVKRSDEWHDSK; encoded by the coding sequence ATGCCTATGAAGATTAGTGAGGATAAGTTTTTCGACCGAGTTGATAAAGGTCTAAAAAACGATTTCATGAGAAATGCGATGGTTTCAGCTCAAGAAAGATTAAAAGGTAGAAAGTTAGATGCCCAAGAAGAACTTGGTAATTGGGAAGATTGGCGGTCGTTAGCTGAAGAAATAAGACTGCATACACTTGAGAATATAGACTACTATCTAGATCAGTTAGCAGAAAACGTCATGAATAGAGGCGGACATGTCTTTTTTGCTCAATCGGCTGAAGAAGCAAATGAATACATTACGAACATTGCCAAACAAAAGAATGCGAAAAAGGTTATTAAGTCCAAGTCAATGGTAACAGAAGAGATTAGTATGAACCAAGCGTTGGAAAAGGCTGGTTGTGAAGTAATTGAATCAGACTTGGGAGAATACATCCTCCAAATCGACGATCATGACCCACCATCTCACATCGTCGCCCCGGCACTCCATAAAAATAAAGAACAAATCCGAGAAACATTTAAAGATAAAAAGGGTTACACAAAATCTTCTAAACCCGAGGAACTAGCCCTTTTTGCAAGAGAGCAACTACGAAAAGAATTTTTAACTGCTGATATTGGAATTACTGGTTGTAACTTTGCGGTAGCGGAGTCAGGTAGTATTACACTCGTGACGAATGAAGGAAATGCGAGGCTTGCTACAACTCTACCCAAAACTCAAATAACCGTTATGGGGATGGAGCGGGTTGTTCCTACATGGGAAGAACTTGATATTTTAGTAAGTATACTCTGTCGAAGCGCAGTTGGCCAAAAATTAACAAGCTATATAACAGGTTTAACCGGTCCTAAAGGCGAAGGGGATGTTGATGGCCCCGAAGAATTTCACCTTGTCATCGTTGATAACGGTCGTTCTGCTGTTTTAGGCACTGAGTTCCAATCAGTCCTTCATTGTATTCGTTGTGCTGCCTGTATCAATGTATGTCCAATCTATCGTCATGTTGGTGGTCACTCCTATGGTTCAATCTATCCTGGTCCAATCGGTTCAGTTCTTTCACCATTACTAGGTGGCTATGAGGATTATAAGGAGTTACCTTATGCATCTAGTTTATGTGGGGCCTGTACAGAAGCTTGCCCTGTAAAAATCCCTTTACATGACCTGTTAATAAAACACCGTAAAAACATAGTCGAAAAGCAAGGATTCGGTGCCTTTGGTGAAAAGCTAGCCATGAAAGGATTTTCTCTTGCTGCTAGTTCTCCCACACTCTACCGTATGGGTTCGAGAGTTGCTCCAACGATGATGGGTCCTTTTGCAAAAGAAGGAAAAATTCAAGGGGGGCCAGGACCTATTAAACCATGGACGGATATACGAGATTTCCCCGAGCCTAGTAAAGAAAGTTTTCGAGATTGGTTTAAAAAGAGGGAGAAGGAGGTAAAAAGAAGTGATGAGTGGCACGATTCAAAATAA
- a CDS encoding EAL domain-containing protein — translation MICDVCQPKERGYTVFFSVNQNIDQLIHYFCNYSETFWKQIDDHTFWMVESVLYDLMDYLEAHMDIKSIYAVQSEVVNPLENVKEKKLLSLFKAEREAIWVDDVIKNRSICTHYQPIVGIEEGQLEIVGQELLSRGLDETGKIIPPFKMFEAARIRNRVFSLDRTCRLEAVRNASVVGDKLIFINFIPTAIYVPEHCLASTFELIKQMDIEPEQVVFEVVETDEVKDLNHLMRILNYYRSHGFKYALDDVGVGFNDIETLKKMDPDFVKLAIEFTNGVSKDPSKQKVAKRVLSITHEMGALALAEGVESKEDLAYLIELGYDLFQGYYFSKPQPAPIVTLDNELIYK, via the coding sequence ATGATTTGTGATGTTTGTCAACCTAAAGAAAGAGGATATACTGTATTTTTCAGTGTAAACCAAAACATAGATCAGCTAATACATTATTTCTGTAACTACTCTGAAACATTTTGGAAGCAAATAGATGACCATACCTTTTGGATGGTTGAATCGGTTCTATACGATTTAATGGACTATCTTGAGGCACATATGGATATAAAATCTATTTATGCAGTTCAATCAGAGGTAGTTAATCCATTAGAAAATGTTAAAGAAAAAAAACTTTTGTCCTTGTTTAAAGCTGAAAGAGAAGCGATTTGGGTAGATGATGTAATTAAAAATAGATCCATCTGTACACATTATCAACCTATCGTTGGTATAGAAGAGGGGCAATTAGAAATCGTTGGTCAAGAACTTTTATCAAGAGGACTAGATGAGACAGGAAAGATTATTCCTCCTTTTAAAATGTTTGAGGCTGCAAGAATTCGAAATCGTGTGTTTTCATTAGATCGCACGTGTCGATTAGAAGCGGTACGAAATGCTTCTGTTGTAGGAGACAAGCTAATTTTTATCAATTTTATCCCAACAGCTATTTATGTGCCTGAACATTGCCTTGCCTCTACTTTCGAATTAATTAAACAAATGGATATTGAACCGGAACAAGTTGTGTTTGAGGTTGTGGAAACTGATGAGGTAAAGGATCTAAATCATTTAATGAGAATCCTGAATTACTATCGATCTCATGGCTTTAAATATGCATTAGATGATGTTGGTGTTGGTTTTAATGATATAGAAACACTTAAAAAGATGGATCCGGATTTTGTAAAACTCGCCATAGAATTTACGAATGGTGTAAGTAAAGATCCTTCCAAACAAAAGGTTGCTAAGAGAGTGCTGAGTATTACACACGAAATGGGTGCACTAGCTTTAGCTGAGGGAGTTGAAAGTAAAGAAGACTTAGCCTATCTAATTGAATTGGGATATGATCTATTTCAAGGGTATTATTTCTCAAAACCTCAACCCGCTCCGATAGTAACATTAGACAATGAGCTCATTTATAAGTAG
- a CDS encoding secondary thiamine-phosphate synthase enzyme YjbQ has translation MLKKFSIQTNNRSQMIEVTEKVQDVIREWEILEGGVIVYCPHTTAGMTINENADPDVKRDMIRRFDEIYPWNHQLDRHMEGNTAAHMKASTVGASQYIVVSEGRLLLGTWQGIYFCEFDGPRNRTFFVKAI, from the coding sequence ATGTTAAAAAAGTTTTCAATTCAAACAAACAATCGTAGTCAAATGATTGAAGTGACAGAGAAAGTTCAAGATGTGATTCGTGAATGGGAAATTCTAGAAGGTGGTGTAATTGTTTATTGTCCGCATACGACTGCTGGAATGACGATTAACGAAAATGCAGACCCTGATGTAAAACGCGATATGATTCGTCGCTTTGATGAAATATATCCCTGGAATCATCAATTAGATCGGCATATGGAAGGGAACACGGCCGCACATATGAAGGCAAGTACAGTTGGAGCTTCGCAGTATATCGTTGTAAGTGAAGGTCGACTTCTGTTAGGTACGTGGCAAGGAATCTATTTCTGTGAATTTGACGGCCCTCGAAATAGAACATTTTTTGTGAAGGCAATCTAA
- a CDS encoding class II fumarate hydratase, whose product MEMSNLYRKENDTLGEIKVPASAYYGSQTQRAVENFQISGIRLPRSFIKAQGIIKAAAATVNMQLGKLPTDKGKVIVLASEEVAQGRWDKHFVVDVYQAGAGTSQNMNVNEVIAHRATELLGGSLEDHLVHPNDDVNMCQSTNDTFPSALNMAAAENLVQRLLPAIQQLQQELEKKAVELMPILKSGRTHLHDAVPIRLGQEFSGYADTIKQSYQAIDSALDSLYEIGLGGSAIGTKMNVHPEYPKKVLQEVCRRTNLPFRQPTNLFRFQQNTGAAIRTMLALKELAIHLIKITSDLRLLSSGPRTGIAEITLPSVQPGSTIMPGKVNPAILEMTHMVCCQIIGYETAISTAGTGSQLEINVFMPVIAHTLLHSIELLSNTIPTLVVKCISGIKADEMMCEKSLEESLALVTALSPKLGYDLSSQIGKQADEQKKTIKQVLHEKGLLTPEIEQLLNPRSMV is encoded by the coding sequence ATGGAGATGTCTAATCTATACCGTAAAGAAAACGATACATTAGGAGAAATCAAGGTACCAGCGTCGGCTTATTATGGTTCACAAACCCAGAGGGCTGTTGAAAATTTTCAGATTAGCGGAATTCGACTTCCTAGATCGTTCATTAAGGCTCAAGGAATTATTAAAGCAGCTGCTGCAACCGTCAATATGCAACTTGGGAAACTGCCAACGGACAAAGGAAAAGTAATCGTTCTTGCCTCAGAAGAAGTTGCACAGGGTAGATGGGATAAGCACTTTGTAGTCGATGTGTACCAAGCGGGTGCAGGTACCTCACAAAATATGAACGTCAATGAAGTTATTGCACATCGAGCCACAGAGTTGCTTGGAGGGTCATTAGAAGACCACCTTGTTCATCCCAATGACGATGTAAATATGTGCCAGTCTACAAATGATACCTTTCCCTCAGCTTTGAATATGGCGGCTGCAGAAAACCTTGTTCAAAGGCTACTCCCTGCTATTCAACAGCTACAACAGGAACTAGAAAAAAAGGCTGTAGAATTAATGCCTATTCTCAAAAGTGGACGAACCCACTTACATGATGCTGTACCGATACGGTTAGGACAGGAATTCTCTGGCTATGCGGATACGATAAAACAATCGTACCAAGCCATTGATTCAGCACTCGATTCACTTTATGAGATCGGGTTAGGTGGAAGTGCAATAGGTACAAAAATGAATGTACATCCAGAGTACCCTAAAAAAGTACTACAGGAAGTATGTAGGCGAACAAACCTTCCTTTTCGTCAACCAACCAATCTCTTTAGATTTCAGCAAAACACGGGAGCTGCAATACGTACCATGTTAGCTCTCAAGGAGTTAGCTATTCATTTAATAAAGATAACTAGCGACTTACGTTTATTAAGTTCAGGTCCTAGAACAGGTATAGCCGAAATCACCCTTCCTTCTGTTCAACCAGGATCAACGATTATGCCTGGGAAAGTAAACCCAGCGATTTTAGAGATGACACATATGGTTTGTTGCCAAATTATCGGATATGAAACGGCCATCAGTACAGCTGGTACAGGAAGTCAACTCGAGATAAATGTATTTATGCCTGTCATTGCCCATACGCTTCTTCATTCAATTGAACTGTTATCCAACACCATTCCAACACTTGTGGTGAAGTGTATCAGTGGAATAAAGGCAGATGAAATGATGTGTGAAAAGTCATTAGAGGAAAGTCTAGCCTTAGTGACTGCACTTAGCCCTAAATTGGGATATGACCTCTCATCTCAAATAGGTAAACAAGCAGATGAACAAAAGAAAACTATTAAACAAGTTCTCCATGAAAAAGGATTATTAACACCGGAGATTGAACAGCTCTTAAATCCTAGGAGCATGGTTTAA
- a CDS encoding LysE family transporter: MSVSILISYIFLGLTLAAPIGPVNSARLDKGIKNGFWHAWIVGAGSMIADAFFMLLVYMGMVQFLDIPFVQVFLWLFGGFILIYSGIESILGVNSLTVSYSRQKESLFKCFMTGFIMSITSPLSILFWLGIYGSVLAKTAQVNGTTELLLYSSMIFIGLTLWDIFVAALSSSFRKFLNSRILISISIISGLSLIGFGVYFGYQGLVALFG; the protein is encoded by the coding sequence TTGAGTGTAAGTATTTTAATAAGTTATATATTTTTGGGGTTAACGCTTGCTGCTCCGATCGGACCGGTTAATTCAGCGCGTTTGGACAAGGGGATTAAAAATGGTTTCTGGCATGCATGGATTGTCGGTGCAGGATCAATGATTGCAGATGCTTTTTTTATGTTATTAGTGTATATGGGAATGGTTCAGTTTTTAGATATACCTTTTGTACAAGTTTTCCTTTGGTTATTTGGCGGTTTCATATTAATCTATTCTGGAATCGAAAGCATCTTAGGGGTTAATTCATTAACCGTATCCTATAGTAGACAAAAAGAATCGCTATTTAAGTGTTTTATGACTGGGTTTATTATGTCAATTACAAGCCCCCTTTCAATTCTATTTTGGTTAGGAATTTATGGATCGGTCTTGGCTAAAACAGCCCAGGTAAATGGGACCACAGAGTTGCTATTATACAGTTCGATGATTTTTATCGGTCTCACCCTGTGGGATATCTTTGTAGCTGCTTTATCTAGTAGTTTCCGAAAGTTCCTTAATAGTAGAATTTTAATCTCTATTTCAATTATATCTGGTCTGTCATTGATAGGCTTTGGTGTATATTTTGGATATCAAGGTCTTGTTGCATTATTTGGATAA